Proteins from a genomic interval of Bombyx mori chromosome 8, ASM3026992v2:
- the LOC101737515 gene encoding putative uncharacterized protein DDB_G0282133 isoform X2 → MLYHNKFFHRQDTDIPELGQSTKLRAYSQISIPIYYCAFCGEEYENKVNLHKHIIDEHGDENQSPQDVMRCPLCQAIFFHLDAYELHLTFHSSDDLYGGKNEITFNLSDYSLDTVPPVMEKVEDCQAIQAAETTVEEIDINNLLELAMEESNDQSPKKSKKHKKHKKSKRSAITLDEFLNMNKDVFGEGIDIQGVEEVPTRAITKRLKVLNKPTSARSPELEKLKKQGIVVKKKPNKNINIAHNFKVSDPMLSSPKNTTLNPIRTIPQSSPKLHSSEEVLSKLINQKNNQLKIVKKSCQENPGDTPMTQAIDKISENKSNLLENVRMECDSTKAECGLLHESENHDDIENNLKTCEEDHQSQLDNLEMNASTESKVKPIKEPITSLVAYNNVEVNEEDDFSTQNSCDNLDNFENDIQDQKITDSTDLLENKNLSNRAEEVKISSLKVNSVMSNEVITAVGTKSVMSNKERDDSAKQLENSSENSLDALKHLSHLTVKAVNNSKENESNINKALNDDIVKTSHVQNSKSEEHGKNKLTKQVNSYPSNSLEAIKHLPSIKIKSDNCNKNNDSDEEKPNAENKQNNLIEDGEDHLGVQTDLLKKPINLPQNKPTQNKRHIIGNLQLGHNITIKSLTHSKNENDTDSDSEFNNSDFSNTEDNDLPSESEAGEEQFRKKILNFTNIQSPKVTAITKNETVENKSPIKIANKASEGTNLLKHLKHITAKPINQVIKGTIPKIVNRSPKHTLDINKKMKKTNIKVERNEDNIEVFNIDDSDSDEIENTEKIETKTMDQKSIDALKHLNKTVTVKPLKSTEPSPKVHSGDFILPEEPPNVVIKKERDKIDPKLEAIKNTLKNLGNNITVKSRNTSPSQLQARIQNKETQEQAYDSNDDSHSDSDIHRVKITELDDNEHEISNEAKNDNTDSNVLIQTPDDSCSENEFENYDEYDDNADIEAQIKSSTVPKANETCDSSISTMDYVKKIGKDVTIKSTENKSAKLDGPGNNSPSSGAKISTTTEFQRPNIVKGTPNVGRKTNQTMKQVTSSNQVNKEVTVQRYQTHTKTVIQEITTTVTKTIKTVNKEVRNVQSRSTFIPQKVKGMNTNPTKNLEGIVVKQSVPNQRIRNTPIRPTLSKTMKLSNELVPANTPVRPSNQLVPVRPNVRPPNPRMPNTARLRPPVPNVQSPRFGKPLKVSPGAIINPKRPNSEDGPFSCFKKPKESLLPISESSNLGPNDDGHVEFASSSQTSKNFMSATKSIKGNSMVSCVQMKSETSASSYQLNKLSNMSGLKVTKMTQNKQSPEEQSQANASKRTIDAIQKLQMQGLLVKKPRLDSETRSNEDSENSDAGAEENVDYSSPAE, encoded by the exons ATGCTTTATCACAATAAGTTCTTTCATAGACAAGACACTGATATACCAGAACTTGGACAATCAACAAAATTAAGAGCATATAGTCAG ATATCAATTCCAATTTACTATTGTGCATTTTGTGGAGAAGAATACGAAAATAAGGTCAATTTACAT aaACACATAATTGATGAGCATGGTGATGAAAACCAAAGTCCACAGGATGTAATGCGCTGTCCCCTCTGCCAAGCCATATTCTTTCACTTAGATGCATATGAATTGCATTTAACTTTTCATTCATCGGATGACTTGTATGGTGgaaaaaatgaaat AACATTCAATTTGTCAGACTACTCATTGGATACAGTACCACCTGTGATGGAAAAAGTGGAGGATTGTCAGGCAATTCAAGCTGCTGAAACCACTGTGGAAGAAATAGACATA aataACCTGCTTGAGCTGGCCATGGAAGAATCAAATGATCAATCGCCGAAGAAaagtaaaaaacataaaaagcaCAAAAAATCCAAAAGATCTGCAATTACCCTGGATGAGTTCCTGAACATGAACAAAGATGTTTTTGGGGAGGGCATCGATATCCAAGGAGTTGAAGAAGTACCCAcgagggcaataacaaaaaggCTTAAAGTCCTTAATAAACCTACATCTGCTCGAAGTCCTGAATTAGAAAAACTAAAGAAGCAAGGAATAGTTGTTAAAAAAAagcctaataaaaatattaatatagccCATAATTTCAAAGTTTCTGACCCAATGTTATCATCTCCAAAAAATACAACACTGAACCCAATCAGAACTATACCCCAGTCAAGTCCAAAGCTTCATTCATCTGAAGAAGTACTTTCGAAGCTTATcaatcaaaaaaataatcaactCAAAATTGTGAAGAAATCTTGCCAAGAAAATCCCGGAGATACGCCCATGACACAAGCTATTGATAAGATCtccgaaaataaatcgaattTATTAGAAAACGTGAGAATGGAATGTGATTCTACAAAAGCAGAATGTGGACTTTTGCATGAGTCTGAAAATCACGATGATATTGAAAACAATTTGAAAACTTGTGAAGAAGATCACCAGTCACAACTAGATAACTTAGAAATGAATGCATCTACAGAATCAAAAGTAAAGCCGATTAAAGAACCTATAACTTCACTCGTGGCTTACAACAATGTTGAAGTAAACGAAGAAGATGATTTCAGCACACAAAATAGTTGCGataatttggataattttgaaaatgataTTCAGGATCAAAAAATAACAGATTCTACAGACTTATTAGAAAACAAAAACCTTTCAAATAGGGCCGAGGAGGTAAAAATTAGTTCACTAAAGGTAAACAGCGTCATGTCCAATGAAGTAATAACAGCTGTTGGCACCAAAAGTGTGATGAGTAATAAAGAACGTGACGACTCCGCTAAACAACTTGAAAATAGCTCCGAGAATTCTTTGGATGCCTTAAAACATCTAAGTCATCTTACAGTGAAAGCGGTTAACAATAGCAAAGAAAATGaatcaaatattaacaaagctcTCAACGATGACATTGTTAAAACTTCGCACGTCCAGAATTCAAAATCCGAAGAGCATggtaaaaataaacttacaaaaCAGGTTAACAGCTATCCTAGCAACTCTTTAGAAGCCATTAAGCATTTAccaagtattaaaataaaatcggaTAATTGTAACAAGAACAATGATTCTGATGAAGAAAAACCGAAtgctgaaaataaacaaaacaatttaattgaaGATGGAGAAGATCATCTTGGTGTTCAAACTGATTTGCTTAAAAAACCTATTAACTTGCCTCAAAATAAACCTACACAGAATAAACGGCATATTATAGGCAATTTGCAATTAGGTCACAATATAACAATCAAATCGCTAACACACTCTAAAAACGAAAACGATACAGATAGTGATTCAGAGTTCAATAACAGTGACTTTAGTAATACAGAAGATAATGATCTTCCAAGCGAATCGGAGGCTGGTGaagaacaatttagaaaaaaaatcctaaacTTCACAAATATTCAATCTCCTAAAGTCACGGCTATCACAAAAAATGAAACTGTAGAAAACAAATCTCCAATTAAGATTGCGAATAAAGCAAGCGAAGGTACTAATCTACTAAAACATCTTAAACACATAACAGCAAAACCAATAAACCAAGTAATAAAGGGCACGATTCCAAAAATAGTTAATAGATCGCCAAAACATACTctagatattaataaaaaaatgaaaaaaacaaatattaaagttGAAAGAAATGAAGACAATATTGAAGTGTTTAACATAGATGATTCCGATAGTGATGAAATCgaaaatacagaaaaaattGAAACTAAAACAATGGATCAAAAATCTATTGATGCGTTAAAACATCTGAATAAAACTGTAACAGTGAAACCTTTAAAAAGTACTGAACCTTCACCCAAAGTTCATAGTGGAGATTTCATCTTACCGGAAGAACCGCCGAATGTTGTGATTAAGAAAGAAAGAGACAAAATCGATCCTAAACTGGAAGCCATTAAGAATACACTGAAgaatttaggaaataatataACAGTCAAATCTAGAAACACATCTCCAAGTCAACTACAAGCGCGAATACAAAACAAAGAAACCCAAGAACAAGCATATGATTCAAACGATGACAGTCATTCAGATTCTGATATTCACAGAGTAAAAATAACAGAATTAGATGATAACgaacatgaaataagtaatgAGGCAAAGAATGATAATACTGACAGCAATGTCCTAATCCAGACACCCGATGATTCTTGTAGCGAGAACgaatttgaaaattatgatGAATACGACGACAATGCTGATATCGAAGCCCAAATAAAATCCAGTACAGTTCCTAAAGCTAACGAAACGTGTGACTCTTCAATAAGTACAATggattatgtaaaaaaaattggtaaagaCGTAACAATAAAATCTACAGAAAATAAGAGTGCTAAATTAGATGGACCTGGAAATAATTCACCAAGTTCGGGTGCAAAAATTAGTACAACGACAGAATTTCAAAGACCTAACATCGTTAAAGGTACACCAAACGTTGGACGTAAAACGAACCAGACTATGAAACAAGTGACGTCGAGTAACCAAGTTAATAAAGAAGTTACAGTACAAAGATATCAGACGCATACAAAAACAGTAATACAAGAAATAACTACGACCGTTACGAAAACTATCAAAACTGTCAATAAAGAAGTGCGGAACGTTCAATCTAGAAGTACATTTATACCGCAAAAAGTAAAGGGAATGAATACGAACCCAACGAAAAATCTAGAAGGTATCGTAGTGAAGCAATCTGTACCGAATCAGAGGATAAGAAATACCCCTATCAGACCAACTTTAAGTAAAACTATGAAATTATCAAATGAACTTGTTCCTGCAAATACTCCAGTTCGACCCTCAAATCAATTAGTCCCAGTCAGGCCAAATGTGAGACCGCCTAATCCGAGAATGCCAAATACCGCAAGGCTGAGACCACCAGTGCCCAATGTACAAAGCCCCAGATTTGGGAAACCTTTGAAAGTTTCGCCTGGAGCTATAATTAATCCAAAAAGACCGAATTCAGAGGACGGTCCTTTTAGTTGTTTTAAAAAACCCAAAGAGTCTCTTTTACCTATTTCCGAATCATCAAATTTGGGTCCGAACGACGATGGGCACGTTGAGTTCGCATCCTCTTCACAAACTAGTAAAAACTTTATGAGCGCAACTAAATCTATCAAAGGAAATTCTATGGTTTCTTGCGTGCAGATGAAATCGGAAACGAGTGCCAGCTcttatcaattaaataaattgagcAACATGTCAGGACTTAAAGTAACGAAAATGACCCAAAATAAACAATCACCGGAAGAACAAAGCCAGGCGAATGCATCCAAACGAACTATTGACGCAATACAGAAACTGCAGATGCAAGGTCTTTTAGTGAAAAAACCTCGATTAGATAGTGAGACGCGATCGAACGAAGATAGTGAGAACTCTGATGCGGGAGCTGAGGAGAATGTCGACTACAGTTCACCGGCTGAATAA
- the LOC101737515 gene encoding putative uncharacterized protein DDB_G0282133 isoform X1 yields MNSVQSFNCIFCKETFDNKEDLQIHFRKHGDPSFNKSNTKKRCTNETEEANPKPNINTELVGCDVCSEVFPTISRAITHKHKVHPDHDAKYFCPWCGKLFTLKHLYNKHLQSNHDELDRTVEKLFHCDTCNIDFNIPSAMLYHNKFFHRQDTDIPELGQSTKLRAYSQISIPIYYCAFCGEEYENKVNLHKHIIDEHGDENQSPQDVMRCPLCQAIFFHLDAYELHLTFHSSDDLYGGKNEITFNLSDYSLDTVPPVMEKVEDCQAIQAAETTVEEIDINNLLELAMEESNDQSPKKSKKHKKHKKSKRSAITLDEFLNMNKDVFGEGIDIQGVEEVPTRAITKRLKVLNKPTSARSPELEKLKKQGIVVKKKPNKNINIAHNFKVSDPMLSSPKNTTLNPIRTIPQSSPKLHSSEEVLSKLINQKNNQLKIVKKSCQENPGDTPMTQAIDKISENKSNLLENVRMECDSTKAECGLLHESENHDDIENNLKTCEEDHQSQLDNLEMNASTESKVKPIKEPITSLVAYNNVEVNEEDDFSTQNSCDNLDNFENDIQDQKITDSTDLLENKNLSNRAEEVKISSLKVNSVMSNEVITAVGTKSVMSNKERDDSAKQLENSSENSLDALKHLSHLTVKAVNNSKENESNINKALNDDIVKTSHVQNSKSEEHGKNKLTKQVNSYPSNSLEAIKHLPSIKIKSDNCNKNNDSDEEKPNAENKQNNLIEDGEDHLGVQTDLLKKPINLPQNKPTQNKRHIIGNLQLGHNITIKSLTHSKNENDTDSDSEFNNSDFSNTEDNDLPSESEAGEEQFRKKILNFTNIQSPKVTAITKNETVENKSPIKIANKASEGTNLLKHLKHITAKPINQVIKGTIPKIVNRSPKHTLDINKKMKKTNIKVERNEDNIEVFNIDDSDSDEIENTEKIETKTMDQKSIDALKHLNKTVTVKPLKSTEPSPKVHSGDFILPEEPPNVVIKKERDKIDPKLEAIKNTLKNLGNNITVKSRNTSPSQLQARIQNKETQEQAYDSNDDSHSDSDIHRVKITELDDNEHEISNEAKNDNTDSNVLIQTPDDSCSENEFENYDEYDDNADIEAQIKSSTVPKANETCDSSISTMDYVKKIGKDVTIKSTENKSAKLDGPGNNSPSSGAKISTTTEFQRPNIVKGTPNVGRKTNQTMKQVTSSNQVNKEVTVQRYQTHTKTVIQEITTTVTKTIKTVNKEVRNVQSRSTFIPQKVKGMNTNPTKNLEGIVVKQSVPNQRIRNTPIRPTLSKTMKLSNELVPANTPVRPSNQLVPVRPNVRPPNPRMPNTARLRPPVPNVQSPRFGKPLKVSPGAIINPKRPNSEDGPFSCFKKPKESLLPISESSNLGPNDDGHVEFASSSQTSKNFMSATKSIKGNSMVSCVQMKSETSASSYQLNKLSNMSGLKVTKMTQNKQSPEEQSQANASKRTIDAIQKLQMQGLLVKKPRLDSETRSNEDSENSDAGAEENVDYSSPAE; encoded by the exons ATGAATTCTGTCCAAAGCTTCAACTGTATTTTCTGTAAAGAAACTTTTGATAACAAAGAAGATTTGCAAATCCATTTCAG AAAACATGGTGATCCaagttttaataaaagtaatactAAGAAGCGGTGTACGAATGAGACAGAAGAGGCTAATCCAAAGCCAAACATCAATACAGAGTTGGTCGGATGTGATGTCTGTTCAGAAGTTTTTCCAACAATATCAAGAGCTATAACTCACAAACATAAAGTTCACCCGGATCACGATGCGAAGTATTTCTGTCCCTGGTGCGGAAAACTTTTCACATTGAAG CATTTGTACAACAAGCATTTGCAGTCTAACCATGATGAGCTTGACAGAACGGTTGAAAAGCTGTTTCACTGTGATACCTGCAATATTGACTTCAACATACCATCTGCAATGCTTTATCACAATAAGTTCTTTCATAGACAAGACACTGATATACCAGAACTTGGACAATCAACAAAATTAAGAGCATATAGTCAG ATATCAATTCCAATTTACTATTGTGCATTTTGTGGAGAAGAATACGAAAATAAGGTCAATTTACAT aaACACATAATTGATGAGCATGGTGATGAAAACCAAAGTCCACAGGATGTAATGCGCTGTCCCCTCTGCCAAGCCATATTCTTTCACTTAGATGCATATGAATTGCATTTAACTTTTCATTCATCGGATGACTTGTATGGTGgaaaaaatgaaat AACATTCAATTTGTCAGACTACTCATTGGATACAGTACCACCTGTGATGGAAAAAGTGGAGGATTGTCAGGCAATTCAAGCTGCTGAAACCACTGTGGAAGAAATAGACATA aataACCTGCTTGAGCTGGCCATGGAAGAATCAAATGATCAATCGCCGAAGAAaagtaaaaaacataaaaagcaCAAAAAATCCAAAAGATCTGCAATTACCCTGGATGAGTTCCTGAACATGAACAAAGATGTTTTTGGGGAGGGCATCGATATCCAAGGAGTTGAAGAAGTACCCAcgagggcaataacaaaaaggCTTAAAGTCCTTAATAAACCTACATCTGCTCGAAGTCCTGAATTAGAAAAACTAAAGAAGCAAGGAATAGTTGTTAAAAAAAagcctaataaaaatattaatatagccCATAATTTCAAAGTTTCTGACCCAATGTTATCATCTCCAAAAAATACAACACTGAACCCAATCAGAACTATACCCCAGTCAAGTCCAAAGCTTCATTCATCTGAAGAAGTACTTTCGAAGCTTATcaatcaaaaaaataatcaactCAAAATTGTGAAGAAATCTTGCCAAGAAAATCCCGGAGATACGCCCATGACACAAGCTATTGATAAGATCtccgaaaataaatcgaattTATTAGAAAACGTGAGAATGGAATGTGATTCTACAAAAGCAGAATGTGGACTTTTGCATGAGTCTGAAAATCACGATGATATTGAAAACAATTTGAAAACTTGTGAAGAAGATCACCAGTCACAACTAGATAACTTAGAAATGAATGCATCTACAGAATCAAAAGTAAAGCCGATTAAAGAACCTATAACTTCACTCGTGGCTTACAACAATGTTGAAGTAAACGAAGAAGATGATTTCAGCACACAAAATAGTTGCGataatttggataattttgaaaatgataTTCAGGATCAAAAAATAACAGATTCTACAGACTTATTAGAAAACAAAAACCTTTCAAATAGGGCCGAGGAGGTAAAAATTAGTTCACTAAAGGTAAACAGCGTCATGTCCAATGAAGTAATAACAGCTGTTGGCACCAAAAGTGTGATGAGTAATAAAGAACGTGACGACTCCGCTAAACAACTTGAAAATAGCTCCGAGAATTCTTTGGATGCCTTAAAACATCTAAGTCATCTTACAGTGAAAGCGGTTAACAATAGCAAAGAAAATGaatcaaatattaacaaagctcTCAACGATGACATTGTTAAAACTTCGCACGTCCAGAATTCAAAATCCGAAGAGCATggtaaaaataaacttacaaaaCAGGTTAACAGCTATCCTAGCAACTCTTTAGAAGCCATTAAGCATTTAccaagtattaaaataaaatcggaTAATTGTAACAAGAACAATGATTCTGATGAAGAAAAACCGAAtgctgaaaataaacaaaacaatttaattgaaGATGGAGAAGATCATCTTGGTGTTCAAACTGATTTGCTTAAAAAACCTATTAACTTGCCTCAAAATAAACCTACACAGAATAAACGGCATATTATAGGCAATTTGCAATTAGGTCACAATATAACAATCAAATCGCTAACACACTCTAAAAACGAAAACGATACAGATAGTGATTCAGAGTTCAATAACAGTGACTTTAGTAATACAGAAGATAATGATCTTCCAAGCGAATCGGAGGCTGGTGaagaacaatttagaaaaaaaatcctaaacTTCACAAATATTCAATCTCCTAAAGTCACGGCTATCACAAAAAATGAAACTGTAGAAAACAAATCTCCAATTAAGATTGCGAATAAAGCAAGCGAAGGTACTAATCTACTAAAACATCTTAAACACATAACAGCAAAACCAATAAACCAAGTAATAAAGGGCACGATTCCAAAAATAGTTAATAGATCGCCAAAACATACTctagatattaataaaaaaatgaaaaaaacaaatattaaagttGAAAGAAATGAAGACAATATTGAAGTGTTTAACATAGATGATTCCGATAGTGATGAAATCgaaaatacagaaaaaattGAAACTAAAACAATGGATCAAAAATCTATTGATGCGTTAAAACATCTGAATAAAACTGTAACAGTGAAACCTTTAAAAAGTACTGAACCTTCACCCAAAGTTCATAGTGGAGATTTCATCTTACCGGAAGAACCGCCGAATGTTGTGATTAAGAAAGAAAGAGACAAAATCGATCCTAAACTGGAAGCCATTAAGAATACACTGAAgaatttaggaaataatataACAGTCAAATCTAGAAACACATCTCCAAGTCAACTACAAGCGCGAATACAAAACAAAGAAACCCAAGAACAAGCATATGATTCAAACGATGACAGTCATTCAGATTCTGATATTCACAGAGTAAAAATAACAGAATTAGATGATAACgaacatgaaataagtaatgAGGCAAAGAATGATAATACTGACAGCAATGTCCTAATCCAGACACCCGATGATTCTTGTAGCGAGAACgaatttgaaaattatgatGAATACGACGACAATGCTGATATCGAAGCCCAAATAAAATCCAGTACAGTTCCTAAAGCTAACGAAACGTGTGACTCTTCAATAAGTACAATggattatgtaaaaaaaattggtaaagaCGTAACAATAAAATCTACAGAAAATAAGAGTGCTAAATTAGATGGACCTGGAAATAATTCACCAAGTTCGGGTGCAAAAATTAGTACAACGACAGAATTTCAAAGACCTAACATCGTTAAAGGTACACCAAACGTTGGACGTAAAACGAACCAGACTATGAAACAAGTGACGTCGAGTAACCAAGTTAATAAAGAAGTTACAGTACAAAGATATCAGACGCATACAAAAACAGTAATACAAGAAATAACTACGACCGTTACGAAAACTATCAAAACTGTCAATAAAGAAGTGCGGAACGTTCAATCTAGAAGTACATTTATACCGCAAAAAGTAAAGGGAATGAATACGAACCCAACGAAAAATCTAGAAGGTATCGTAGTGAAGCAATCTGTACCGAATCAGAGGATAAGAAATACCCCTATCAGACCAACTTTAAGTAAAACTATGAAATTATCAAATGAACTTGTTCCTGCAAATACTCCAGTTCGACCCTCAAATCAATTAGTCCCAGTCAGGCCAAATGTGAGACCGCCTAATCCGAGAATGCCAAATACCGCAAGGCTGAGACCACCAGTGCCCAATGTACAAAGCCCCAGATTTGGGAAACCTTTGAAAGTTTCGCCTGGAGCTATAATTAATCCAAAAAGACCGAATTCAGAGGACGGTCCTTTTAGTTGTTTTAAAAAACCCAAAGAGTCTCTTTTACCTATTTCCGAATCATCAAATTTGGGTCCGAACGACGATGGGCACGTTGAGTTCGCATCCTCTTCACAAACTAGTAAAAACTTTATGAGCGCAACTAAATCTATCAAAGGAAATTCTATGGTTTCTTGCGTGCAGATGAAATCGGAAACGAGTGCCAGCTcttatcaattaaataaattgagcAACATGTCAGGACTTAAAGTAACGAAAATGACCCAAAATAAACAATCACCGGAAGAACAAAGCCAGGCGAATGCATCCAAACGAACTATTGACGCAATACAGAAACTGCAGATGCAAGGTCTTTTAGTGAAAAAACCTCGATTAGATAGTGAGACGCGATCGAACGAAGATAGTGAGAACTCTGATGCGGGAGCTGAGGAGAATGTCGACTACAGTTCACCGGCTGAATAA
- the LOC101737376 gene encoding prostaglandin reductase 1: MKLFHFHFIAKRLYSGSGIIKAQKYVLTKYFQGEPKKTDFQLVEEVLPDLRDGEILTEAEYISVDPFMRAYMIGYKLPVDMIGGQVAKIVVSRNEHYPIGKYVTGSFGWRTHTICNPEKLKGNAGFAPFSLLPDISPYPVSLALGILGMPGNTAYFGMKEICRPKSGETIVVSGAAGAVGTHVGQIGKLSGCRVVGFAGTDEKCYYLEKELGFDRAFNYKTVDIKAALKEGAPRKVDCYFDNVGGQISSNIINYMNKYGRVAVCGSISSYNESCSPKATILQPAIVLKELKIEGFLVDRWIDRWEEGINANLRWLVDGKLKYEEKVYHGFDNMVDAFVGMLRGENTGKAVVKIK; encoded by the exons ATGAAGTTATTCCACTTTCATTTTATTGCTAAAAGATTATATTCCGGATCAGGCATTATTAAAGCCCAGAAATATGTGCTTACTAAATATTTTCAAGGAGAACCGAAGAAAACTGACTTTCAATTAGTAGAAGAAGTACTCCCCGATCTAAGAGATGGAg AAATATTAACTGAAGCGGAGTACATCAGCGTGGATCCATTTATGCGTGCCTATATGATAGGGTATAAATTACCTGTTGATATGATTGGCGGTCAAGTTGCAAA aatTGTTGTCAGCCGAAATGAACATTATCCGATTGGCAAATACGTTACTGGTTCCTTTGGGTGGCGTACCCATACAATTTGTAACCCTGAGAAATTAAAAGGAAATGCAGGTTTTGCACCATTCAGCCTTTTGCCAGACATTAGTCCCTACCCTGTTTCTTTAGCACTTGGTATCCTTGGCATGCCAGG CAATACGGCATATTTTGGCATGAAGGAAATCTGTAGACCAAAATCTGGGGAAACGATTGTAGTCTCTGGTGCCGCTGGAGCAGTAGGAACGCATGTTGGACAAATCGGAAAACTAAGTG gttGTCGAGTAGTTGGTTTTGCTGGAACGGATGAGAAATGCTATTATTTAGAGAAAGAGTTAGGCTTTGATCGAGCGTTTAATTATAAGACGGTTGATATTAAAGCAGCGCTTAAAGAAGGTGCACCAAGAAAAGTAgattgttattttgataat GTTGGAGGACAAATCAgttcaaatattattaattacatgaATAAATACGGGAGAGTGGCTGTTTGCGGTTCTATTTCATCGTACAACGAGTCTTGTTCGCCGAAAG CAACAATTCTTCAGCCTGCGATTGTTTTGAAAGAACTCAAAATAGAAGGTTTTTTGGTCGACAGATGGATTGATAGATGGGAAGAAGGTATCAATGCCAATCTTCGTTGGCTAGTTGACGGTAAACTAAAATACGAGGAAAAAGTATATCATGGGTTTGATAACATGGTGGATGCTTTTGTTGGTATGCTTAGGGGAGAAAATACCGGGAAAGCTGTCGTCAAAATCAAATGA